From the Methanoculleus caldifontis genome, the window GGGGCTCCGGCTCGGAGGAGCACCTCTGGGGCTGCGAGCGGCTCGTCGCCCTCGTCCGGGAGTTCTTCAAGCAGGGCAAGGTCGTCGCCGCCATCTGCCTCGCGCCGGTCGTCCTGGCCCGGGCGGGCATCCTCGCCGGCCGGCAGGCCACGGTGTACTCAAGCCCTGCGGCGATGGAGGAGATGAAGAAGGCCGGGGCAAACATTCTTCCCATCCCCGTCGTCGCCGACCTGCAGGTCGTGACCGCGAACGGCCCCGCTGCTGCGGCG encodes:
- a CDS encoding DJ-1/PfpI/YhbO family deglycase/protease, producing MRLLLAIAPERFRDEELEVPKRAFEEAGIGVEIVSTTAGTCTGMLGGTAEAAMTFDDVDPGEYAGIVVVGGSGSEEHLWGCERLVALVREFFKQGKVVAAICLAPVVLARAGILAGRQATVYSSPAAMEEMKKAGANILPIPVVADLQVVTANGPAAAAGFAETIITKLEC